The Neodiprion fabricii isolate iyNeoFabr1 chromosome 4, iyNeoFabr1.1, whole genome shotgun sequence genome window below encodes:
- the LOC124179962 gene encoding uncharacterized transmembrane protein DDB_G0289901-like: MRHLCLVAFLALFAFASAASKKEDLERAAELAVEKAAEKAAERAVEKDIESGSKSTETKTVHESHLSTDKKNDKRSTLGLGYGSGSGWQTLGLNGGWQSLGNSNNGWQSLGSNAGWQSLGSNAGWQSLGSNAGWQSLGNSNGGWQSLGNSNGGWQSLGNSNGGWQSLGSNGGWDSSNLGNAGWQSSGLSGNGGWKYGSGNGGWQLSGVNGGLYAGGLGVNSGLGYGGGWSGGSYGGGAIAGEGAVLGGVQGWNGGQKLISINTVKTLTVEKKIPVPVTVDKKVPVPVYRRVPYEIKVPVPAPFTVERKVPYPVKHYVTVPVHVPQPYHVVKPVPYEVKVDRPVPVPVQVKVPQPYTVEKKVPVEVRVPVPQPYTVERRVPYEVKVPVHVPQPYEVVRNVPVPVKVHVDRPYRVDVPKPYQVFVKRPYPVDVPKPYPVEVKVPVDRPYPVPVEKPYPVHVKVNVPQPYNVEKPVPYPVEKPYPVPVKVPVDRPYNVVVEKPYPVTVEKPYPVPVQVPVPVNVGSNGWNAGGSVSTNGASYVESSGIATGGNFVASSGLTNSGSYGGVSGLSVEQGYGSADLSSQGISSGSVSSLSSGDLSVQSELTPPVLSAGSSYGSGWSSQGSGELINSGSGLVSSGSGWSSQGTGELINSGSGLVNSGSGWSSQGSGEHINSGSGLVNSGSGWSSQGSGELVSSGSGLVNSGSGLSVQGSNGWSSHKNTEWSGEKNSGWSRS; encoded by the exons ATGAGACATCTG TGTCTCGTCGCTTTTCTGGCGCTGTTCGCCTTCGCGTCAGCAGCCAGCAAAAAAGAGGATCTCGAACGAGCAGCCGAGCTCGCAGTCGAGAAAGCGGCGGAAAAGGCGGCCGAAAGGGCGGTTGAAAAGGACATCGAAAGCGGTTCAAAATCAACGGAAACAAAGACGGTCCACGAGTCCCACTTGAGCACGGACAAGAAGAACGATAAGCGTAGCACGCTCGGTCTTGGCTATGGCTCCGGATCCGGATGGCAAACGCTGGGTTTAAACGGCGGCTGGCAGTCGTTGGGTAATTCCAACAATGGCTGGCAATCGCTAGGTTCAAACGCTGGCTGGCAATCGCTGGGTTCAAACGCTGGCTGGCAATCGCTGGGTTCAAACGCTGGCTGGCAATCGCTGGGCAATTCTAACGGCGGCTGGCAGTCACTGGGCAATTCGAACGGTGGCTGGCAATCGTTGGGCAATTCGAACGGTGGCTGGCAATCGCTGGGCTCAAACGGTGGTTGGGATTCATCGAACCTCGGCAACGCGGGCTGGCAATCATCGGGCTTGAGTGGCAACGGAGGATGGAAATACGGTTCCGGAAACGGGGGCTGGCAGCTGTCCGGCGTTAACGGAGGCCTCTACGCAGGTGGACTGGGTGTGAATTCCGGTCTGGGTTACGGAGGTGGCTGGTCGGGCGGAAGTTACGGTGGCGGCGCAATCGCGGGTGAAGGAGCAGTTCTGGGTGGAGTCCAGGGCTGGAACGGCGGCCAGAAATTGATCTCGATAAACACCGTGAAGACGTTGACGGTTGAGAAGAAGATTCCCGTACCAGTGACGGTTGACAAGAAGGTGCCGGTCCCTGTTTACCGTCGAGTTCCGTACGAGATCAAGGTGCCAGTTCCGGCGCCCTTCACCGTCGAGCGCAAGGTGCCGTACCCCGTCAAACACTACGTGACCGTCCCAGTCCACGTGCCACAGCCCTACCACGTCGTTAAGCCCGTACCCTACGAAGTCAAGGTCGACAGACCCGTGCCGGTCCCGGTTCAGGTCAAGGTGCCGCAGCCGTACACCGTCGAGAAGAAGGTGCCGGTCGAGGTCAGGGTGCCTGTGCCGCAGCCCTACACCGTCGAGAGGAGAGTACCGTACGAGGTCAAGGTACCCGTCCATGTGCCCCAGCCCTACGAAGTTGTCAGGAACGTCCCCGTACCCGTCAAGGTCCACGTTGACCGACCCTACAGAGTTGACGTGCCCAAGCCCTACCAGGTCTTCGTTAAAAGACCATACCCCGTAGACGTTCCCAAACCCTACCCCGTCGAAGTTAAGGTTCCGGTCGACAGACCCTACCCAGTTCCGGTCGAGAAGCCGTACCCCGTTCACGTCAAGGTCAACGTGCCGCAACCCTATAACGTAGAGAAGCCGGTTCCTTATCCGGTCGAGAAGCCGTACCCGGTCCCAGTCAAGGTACCGGTGGACAGACCGTACAACGTCGTTGTTGAGAAGCCGTACCCAGTCACCGTCGAGAAACCCTATCCAGTTCCAGTCCAGGTCCCAGTTCCCGTTAACGTTGGTTCTAATGGTTGGAACGCTGGAGGTTCCGTATCAACGAACGGCGCCAGCTACGTCGAATCTTCTGGCATCGCGACTGGTGGAAACTTCGTAGCATCTTCTGGTCTTACCAACTCAGGGTCTTACGGAGGCGTTTCCGGACTCTCCGTAGAGCAGGGATACGGATCCGCGGATCTTTCTTCTCAGGGCATAAGCTCCGGATCGGTCTCGAGCTTGTCCTCTGGTGACTTGTCCGTACAATCTGAACTCACTCCACCTGTTCTCTCGGCGGGAAGTAGTTACGGCTCTGGATGGTCGTCCCAGGGAAGCGGCGAACTGATCAACTCTGGAAGCGGACTGGTTAGCTCTGGAAGCGGATGGTCGTCCCAGGGAACTGGCGAACTTATCAACTCTGGAAGCGGACTGGTTAACTCTGGAAGCGGATGGTCGTCCCAGGGAAGCGGCGAACATATCAACTCCGGAAGTGGATTGGTTAACTCTGGAAGCGGATGGTCGTCCCAGGGAAGTGGTGAATTGGTCAGCTCTGGAAGCGGACTGGTCAACTCCGGAAGCGGATTGTCGGTACAAGGAAGCAATGGATGGTCCAGTCACAAGAACACCGAATGGTCCGGTGAGAAGAACAGTGGGTGGTCAAGAAGCTAG
- the LOC124179966 gene encoding proline-rich protein 4-like, whose amino-acid sequence MKSLLLLALLALAVAANAKEESAATPVAASEGSKSAESPKKQDKRGINHAYGYGSGGYGGYGDYGSYGSYGSYGGYGGYSGLEIGGGHGGLSYGGSSLGGLNTYSLDNYGGHGGYGSYAGYGGYLGGGYGSDGAHENVKTVTVVKKVAVPYPVERQVPYPVEKQVPYPVKVPVPQPYPVEKQVPYPVKVLVKVPVHVPHPYPVEKKVPYPVHVPVDRPYPVKVLVPQPYPVEKHVPYPVKVPVPQPYPVEKQVPYPVKVPVHVPQPYPVEKLVPYPVKVHVDRPYPVHVAKPYPVTVEKPVPYPVEKPVPYPVKVPVDRPYPVHVPKPVPYEVKVPVPQPYAVVKKVPYPVEKPVPYPVSVPVDRPYPVHVEKHVPYPVEKPVPYPVKVPVAVPVHYGSHHEGIQSYGSGVVSSIGEGGFSGYASGHGLNVEDSYSSGFSHHH is encoded by the exons ATGAAGAGCCTG CTATTACTAGCGCTACTAGCGCTCGCCGTAGCGGCTAACGCTAAGGAGGAATCGGCGGCGACGCCGGTTGCGGCTTCCGAAGGTTCAAAATCGGCGGAATCACCCAAGAAGCAAGACAAGCGTGGAATCAACCATGCTTACGGTTACGGCTCCGGCGGCTACGGTGGCTACGGTGACTACGGCAGCTACGGCAGCTACGGCAGCTACGGCGGCTACGGCGGATACAGCGGCCTCGAAATCGGGGGTGGTCACGGTGGCCTTTCATACGGAGGATCGAGCCTCGGAGGCTTGAACACCTACTCGCTTGACAATTACGGAGGCCACGGAGGCTACGGAAGCTACGCAGGCTACGGAGGCTACTTGGGAGGAGGTTACGGAAGCGACGGTGCTCATGAGAACGTGAAAACCGTGACGGTGGTGAAGAAGGTGGCGGTGCCGTACCCGGTTGAGAGGCAAGTCCCTTACCCGGTCGAGAAGCAGGTACCCTACCCAGTCAAGGTCCCGGTCCCGCAGCCCTACCCCGTAGAGAAGCAGGTTCCGTACCCGGTGAAGGTACTGGTCAAAGTTCCGGTCCACGTCCCGCATCCGTACCCGGTAGAGAAGAAGGTTCCGTACCCCGTACACGTCCCGGTTGACCGTCCCTACCCCGTCAAGGTCCTCGTGCCGCAACCCTACCCCGTAGAGAAGCACGTACCCTACCCCGTCAAGGTTCCCGTTCCACAGCCCTACCCCGTTGAGAAGCAGGTACCCTACCCGGTCAAGGTTCCAGTCCACGTGCCGCAGCCCTACCCCGTAGAGAAGCTCGTCCCGTACCCCGTGAAAGTTCACGTTGACAGGCCCTACCCCGTCCACGTCGCGAAGCCGTACCCGGTTACGGTGGAGAAGCCGGTTCCCTACCCAGTTGAGAAGCCAGTTCCGTACCCAGTCAAGGTACCGGTTGACAGACCGTATCCCGTCCATGTGCCCAAGCCCGTGCCCTACGAAGTCAAGGTCCCGGTGCCCCAGCCCTACGCCGTTGTGAAGAAAGTTCCGTACCCCGTCGAGAAGCCGGTTCCGTACCCAGTCAGCGTTCCGGTAGACAGACCGTACCCCGTTCACGTCGAGAAGCACGTCCCCTACCCCGTTGAGAAGCCTGTTCCATACCCGGTTAAGGTTCCGGTTGCGGTACCAGTCCACTACGGTTCTCATCACGAGGGTATCCAGTCTTATGGAAGCGGTGTCGTCAGCAGCATAGGTGAGGGAGGATTTTCCGGTTACGCTTCCGGACACGGTTTGAACGTCGAGGACTCATACAGCAGCGGATTTTCCCATCATCATTAG
- the LOC124179974 gene encoding tetra-peptide repeat homeobox protein 1-like yields MSKKQHGVSWIVTAILLAVQSGGFRVYSWGEKADQTPMGLGYGVIHFSISEDMNDVGKGGIIGTDRIGHGAEEVSSGRHVEEDHGRGNFEGRLLGQHVHEDNYRVITITKKVAVPYPVEKTVHYPVIKKILYPVRVPVAQPYAVEKEVPYPVKVYVKVPVKIPKPVPIVKEIPYPVKVPVDRPVPLKIYVPQPYPVEKKIRYDVEVPVPQPIPIEKNIPVPVKVLEHYAQPYPVEKVVRYPVEVKVDKPVPVHVQKPYPVPVQRPVPYSMEKHVPYPVKALVEHPVSVPDEKPLLVDETMAHWVTNASDAPVRDQDNR; encoded by the exons ATGTCGAAAAAG CAGCATGGAGTTTCATGGATTGTAACCGCTATACTGCTGGCAGTTCAGTCCGGGGGATTCCGGGTTTATTCATGGGGCGAAAAGGCGGATCAAACACCGATGGGTTTGGGCTACGGGGTGATACATTTTAGCATATCAGAGGACATGAACGATGTTGGAAAAGGGGGAATAATTGGAACAGATCGCATAGGCCATGGAGCAG AAGAAGTCAGCAGCGGTAGACACGTAGAAGAGGATCACGGACGCGGTAATTTCGAGGGTCGATTGCTGGGCCAGCACGTCCACGAAGACAACTACCGCGTAATAACGATCACAAAAAAGGTGGCCGTGCCGTATCCCGTGGAAAAAACCGTCCACTATCCAGTGATAAAGAAGATATTATACCCAGTCCGAGTACCAGTCGCGCAGCCTTACGCCGTTGAGAAGGAGGTGCCGTATCCGGTAAAGGTATATGTCAAGGTCCCCGTTAAAATACCGAAGCCGGTGCCGATCGTCAAGGAGATACCGTACCCCGTCAAGGTGCCGGTAGACCGGCCGGTTCCTCTGAAGATTTATGTGCCCCAGCCTTACCCGGTAGAGAAGAAGATACGCTACGATGTCGAGGTCCCGGTACCGCAGCCGATCCCTATCGAGAAGAACATCCCGGTTCCGGTAAAGGTTCTGGAGCATTACGCGCAGCCCTATCCGGTCGAAAAGGTCGTTCGCTACCCGGTCGAAGTCAAGGTGGATAAACCGGTGCCGGTTCACGTCCAGAAGCCCTACCCTGTTCCAGTCCAAAGGCCGGTTCCCTATTCCATGGAAAAGCATGTTCCATATCCGGTGAAGGCCCTGGTTGAACACCCGGTTTCGGTACCAGACGAGAAGCCACTTCTGGTGGATGAGACCATGGCTCACTGGGTTACTAACGCCTCGGATGCGCCGGTCAGAGATCAAGATAATCGATAG